The Chryseobacterium glaciei DNA window GGTGGTTTACAGTGGTATCCAACACTAGAATTATTAAGAGGTGTTTTTGAAAAATGTAACGTTGTAGCATTTGATATTGTAGAATTAATGGATTCTCCTTATGCAAAACCAAGTGCATTCTTGGCAGCTAAGTTATATTACAAAATGCTTGCGTATTACCACATCAACCAAGACTAAAATTCCGCAAGATTCGGATTTTTTCTGCAAAGGATTTTTTGGAAATTTGTGAGGTAAAATAAAATGATATGTCCACACAAAATCAAATAGATTACGAAAGAATTGCCAAAGCGATAGCGTATATCCAGAGCAATTTTAAACTTCAACCGAATTTGGATGAAGTGGCGGAGAAAATTCACTTGAGTCCGGCTCATTTCCAGAAAATATTTACGGATTGGGCAGGAACAAGTCCGAAGAAATTTTTACAGTTCATTAGTCTTGAACATGCTAAAAATTTATTGAAGGAAGAAAAAGCGAGCTTATTTGATACCGCTTACGAGACAGGATTTTCAAGCACAAGCAGATTACACGATTTGTTTGTGAAAATTGAAGGAATGTCTCCGGCAGAATATAAAAACGGTGGAAAAAGCCTTACCATCAATTATAATTTTTCCGAAAGTCCTTTTGGAGAAATAATTACAGCTTCCACAGAAAAAGGAATCTGTTATATGGCTTTTGAAAACAATAAAGAAACAGCATTAGGGAATTTGATACATAAATTTCCTAATGCTTCTTTTTTTGAAAAACAGGACGCATTTCAGAAAAATGCCTTGTCCATTTTTAATCAAGACTGGACGAAACTCAATACCATCAAGCTCCATTTAAAAGGCACAGATTTTCAACTTAAAGTCTGGGAAAGCCTTCTCACAATCCCGATGGGAAAATTATCAACGTACGGAAATTTAGCCGAAAAAATTGGAAATCCGAATGCTTCACGAGCGGTCGGAACTGCGATTGGAAGTAATCCCGTGGCTTTTCTGATTCCCTGTCACCGTGTGATTCAATCTTCGGGAAATATTGGAGGATATATGTGGGGAAGCGAAAGAAAACAGTTAATTATTGGCTGGGAAAGTTCTCATGTTTATGCTGAGGATTCTATTTTACTTTAATTTTTTTTCCGCAGATCTCACAGATTTTTGTATCTTATTTTTAAGTTTTGGCTAAAGCCAATTGATATTTTGTGTATTTGAAAACGGACTAAAGTCCGTTCCTATTGATGTAAAACTTTGTGTTTATTTGTGAAAAATATTCGTGTAATTTGTGTTTAAAATATAGTTTTAAAAGTTATTAAGATGATGAGTCTATTCGAAGATATATCAGATTATCCATTAAATATTCTCCCCAACGACGGAACGGTTCATTATTACGGAACGGTTTTCTCCAAGGAAAAATCAGATTTTTATTATGATTATCTGTTCAATCAAATTCCATGGGAAAATGATGAAGCAATAATTTTTGGAAAATTGATTTTAACCAAAAGAAAAGTAGGCTGGTTTGGAGAAAAGCCATTCGAATATACCTATTCAAAACGAACAAAATTGGCAAAACCCTGGACTCCCGAATTATTGGAGTTAAAGAAAAAATGTGAAGAAGTTTCAGGAGAAACTTACAACTCTTGTTTGTTGAATTTATACCATGATGGAAGCGAAGGAATGGCCTATCATAGCGATGGTGAAAAGGATTTGAAAAAACACGGAGCGATCGCTTCTTTAACTTTCGGAGCAGAAAGAAAATTTTTATTTAAACATAAAACATCCAAAGAGAAAGTAGAAGTATTTCTTGAAAACGGAAGTTTATTGGTCATGAAAGGCGAAACACAGGATAATTGGCTTCACAGACTTCCACCAACTACAAAAGTGAAAACTCCAAGAGTGAATCTTACGTTTA harbors:
- a CDS encoding bifunctional helix-turn-helix domain-containing protein/methylated-DNA--[protein]-cysteine S-methyltransferase, with the translated sequence MSTQNQIDYERIAKAIAYIQSNFKLQPNLDEVAEKIHLSPAHFQKIFTDWAGTSPKKFLQFISLEHAKNLLKEEKASLFDTAYETGFSSTSRLHDLFVKIEGMSPAEYKNGGKSLTINYNFSESPFGEIITASTEKGICYMAFENNKETALGNLIHKFPNASFFEKQDAFQKNALSIFNQDWTKLNTIKLHLKGTDFQLKVWESLLTIPMGKLSTYGNLAEKIGNPNASRAVGTAIGSNPVAFLIPCHRVIQSSGNIGGYMWGSERKQLIIGWESSHVYAEDSILL
- a CDS encoding alpha-ketoglutarate-dependent dioxygenase AlkB family protein, which codes for MSLFEDISDYPLNILPNDGTVHYYGTVFSKEKSDFYYDYLFNQIPWENDEAIIFGKLILTKRKVGWFGEKPFEYTYSKRTKLAKPWTPELLELKKKCEEVSGETYNSCLLNLYHDGSEGMAYHSDGEKDLKKHGAIASLTFGAERKFLFKHKTSKEKVEVFLENGSLLVMKGETQDNWLHRLPPTTKVKTPRVNLTFRTIEE